Proteins from a genomic interval of Lelliottia amnigena:
- the adrA_2 gene encoding diguanylate cyclase — MPGIFKLNKIPEISHRKKRSMNGMDKLSKQHRLPGNRFVKRMFLMRILGTFLCFIPILTVLIEQQRSEWLMLLLALNAFVWPTVAWQHASRSSTPLVTEHHNLVVDAAAGGFWIAMMAVNPLPSVVIATILLADRLSAGGFVLMRKAAVAMLVVFLAAWLTQGMHIDIFVSQQTMFATLPLIAIYIIALSVLTDSIAIRLRVKSRELERIAMMDPLLDIANRRLLEKRIEKELKKLQHDSRESALMFIDIDNFKEVNDRFGHKVGDTMLATVSEILHLATRQTDTPARLGGDEFVILLPNTSIEEAHVVASRIMEAAAVMDDVAEEAINCTLSIGIAGATRDMENVTDWLQAADTALYQAKRGGKNRIYAH; from the coding sequence TTGCCAGGTATTTTTAAGCTCAATAAGATACCCGAGATTTCACATCGGAAAAAACGCAGCATGAACGGAATGGACAAACTGAGTAAACAGCATCGCTTACCAGGGAACCGGTTTGTCAAACGTATGTTTTTGATGCGTATCCTTGGCACATTTCTCTGTTTTATTCCTATTCTTACCGTTTTGATTGAACAGCAACGTTCAGAATGGCTAATGCTTTTACTCGCACTGAATGCCTTTGTCTGGCCAACCGTGGCGTGGCAACACGCCAGCCGATCTTCAACGCCGCTGGTGACCGAGCATCACAATCTGGTTGTGGACGCCGCGGCGGGCGGGTTCTGGATAGCGATGATGGCGGTGAATCCGCTGCCCTCGGTGGTGATTGCCACCATCCTGTTGGCGGATCGGCTCTCCGCCGGCGGTTTTGTCCTGATGAGAAAAGCCGCTGTTGCGATGCTGGTGGTGTTTCTCGCGGCCTGGCTGACGCAAGGCATGCACATCGATATCTTCGTTTCTCAGCAAACCATGTTTGCGACGCTGCCGTTAATTGCCATCTATATTATTGCCCTGAGCGTGCTGACCGACAGCATTGCTATCCGCTTGCGCGTGAAATCTCGCGAGCTTGAACGGATCGCGATGATGGATCCGTTGCTGGACATTGCTAACCGACGCCTACTGGAAAAACGCATCGAAAAAGAGCTTAAAAAGCTCCAGCATGACAGTCGCGAATCGGCGCTGATGTTTATCGATATCGATAATTTTAAAGAGGTGAACGATCGTTTTGGCCATAAAGTTGGGGATACGATGCTGGCGACGGTGTCAGAGATTCTGCATCTGGCTACCCGACAGACGGATACCCCGGCGCGGCTGGGCGGGGATGAATTTGTCATCCTGCTGCCGAACACCTCAATTGAAGAGGCACATGTGGTGGCGTCGCGAATTATGGAGGCCGCCGCGGTCATGGACGACGTGGCGGAAGAAGCGATAAATTGTACGTTAAGTATCGGTATTGCGGGGGCAACTCGTGATATGGAAAATGTCACCGATTGGCTACAGGCCGCTGATACCGCACTTTATCAGGCCAAACGCGGCGGTAAAAATCGAATTTACGCGCACTGA
- the yeaP_2 gene encoding GAF sensor-containing diguanylate cyclase: MKAPAIPANESERLLALRESGLLESNHLQPYDRISRLAKRLFNVPVATVNLMDERVQVAMSTEGAKTSGLPRNLSFCGHTILDNAPLVVPDTHHDARFRDNPLVTGTPGVRFYAGVPLSLPNGAIVGTLCLMDYVPREMSPSDLTALNDLAALVEDEFAAACAATTDELTGLFNRRGFNQFAAFALSGARRRAEPLTLAWMDLDRFRQINERYGHAEGDVALKAMTELMRGAFREADLLVRYGGDEFAVLFADTDEQGAWIAMQYLNEQVAKYNQRGLHPWSLTFSWGVCEFDHQQNDLQRWLQTADEKISAMKQQYAVGP; this comes from the coding sequence ATGAAAGCGCCTGCAATTCCTGCCAATGAATCTGAACGTCTGCTCGCCCTGCGCGAATCCGGGCTTCTGGAATCGAATCATCTTCAGCCCTATGACCGGATCAGTCGTCTGGCGAAACGCCTGTTTAATGTGCCCGTGGCGACGGTTAATTTGATGGATGAGCGCGTGCAAGTCGCCATGTCGACAGAAGGTGCTAAGACATCCGGGCTGCCGCGAAACCTCTCTTTTTGCGGGCACACCATTCTGGATAACGCTCCGCTGGTGGTCCCTGATACGCATCACGACGCCCGTTTCCGCGATAATCCGCTGGTCACGGGGACGCCGGGTGTGCGCTTTTATGCAGGGGTACCGCTCTCTTTGCCGAACGGGGCAATTGTCGGAACGTTATGCCTGATGGATTATGTTCCCCGTGAAATGAGCCCTTCAGATCTGACGGCGCTTAACGATCTCGCCGCGCTGGTAGAAGATGAATTTGCCGCAGCCTGTGCGGCAACGACCGATGAATTGACGGGATTGTTTAACCGCCGTGGATTTAACCAGTTTGCGGCATTCGCGCTTTCCGGTGCCAGACGACGCGCGGAACCGTTAACGCTCGCCTGGATGGATTTGGACCGCTTCAGGCAGATTAACGAACGTTACGGGCACGCCGAGGGTGATGTTGCACTAAAAGCGATGACGGAACTGATGCGTGGCGCATTCCGTGAGGCTGACCTGCTGGTGCGTTACGGCGGCGATGAATTCGCGGTGCTGTTTGCGGACACCGATGAGCAGGGGGCGTGGATAGCAATGCAATATTTAAACGAACAGGTGGCGAAGTACAATCAGCGCGGCCTGCACCCCTGGAGCCTGACATTCTCCTGGGGCGTGTGTGAGTTTGACCATCAGCAAAACGATCTTCAGCGCTGGCTGCAAACTGCCGATGAAAAAATTTCCGCCATGAAGCAGCAGTACGCTGTCGGTCCTTAA
- the ttr gene encoding N-acetyltransferase GCN5 encodes MTPSMSVHSLSRDEILSNIDALADILANCVNGGASVSFMAPFSHQDACAFWRGVAESVERQERTVMVCRDPHGELLGTVQLLTDQPENQPHRADVAKLLVHEKARRRGVAMALMEALEAAAREQGKTVLVLDTASGSGAESFYVRGGWIRVGEIPDYALMPDGEMTATTVFYKFL; translated from the coding sequence ATGACCCCGTCAATGTCCGTTCATTCGCTCTCTCGGGATGAAATCCTCTCCAATATTGATGCCCTGGCCGATATTCTCGCCAACTGCGTAAACGGCGGGGCATCAGTCAGTTTCATGGCGCCTTTTTCTCATCAAGATGCGTGCGCATTCTGGCGCGGCGTCGCCGAAAGCGTCGAACGCCAGGAGCGTACCGTGATGGTGTGTCGCGACCCGCACGGCGAGCTTTTAGGCACTGTACAACTCCTGACCGATCAACCCGAAAATCAGCCGCATCGCGCCGATGTCGCCAAACTGTTGGTCCATGAAAAAGCGCGCCGCCGTGGTGTGGCCATGGCATTAATGGAAGCGCTTGAAGCTGCCGCCAGAGAGCAAGGCAAAACCGTTCTGGTGCTGGATACCGCAAGCGGTAGCGGGGCAGAAAGCTTCTATGTGCGTGGTGGTTGGATCAGAGTGGGCGAAATCCCGGATTACGCGCTGATGCCAGACGGCGAAATGACGGCGACGACCGTGTTCTATAAGTTTTTATAA
- the uxaB_1 gene encoding altronate oxidoreductase: MNTLNRRDFPGALYPERIIQFGEGNFLRAFIDWQIDLLNEHTDLNSGVVIVRPIQSDFPPSLSTQDGLYTTIIRGLNEQGEAVSDARLIRSVNREISVYSQYDEFLKLAHNPDMRFVFSNTTEAGISYHAEDKFDDAPAVSYPAKLTRLLFERFSHFNGAADKGWVIIPCELIDYNGDALRELVLRYAQEWALPAEFTQWLK; this comes from the coding sequence GTGAACACACTCAACCGTCGCGATTTCCCCGGTGCGCTCTATCCTGAACGTATCATTCAGTTTGGTGAAGGTAACTTTCTGCGTGCGTTCATCGACTGGCAGATCGATCTGTTAAACGAACATACGGATCTGAATTCGGGCGTGGTGATTGTCCGCCCAATCCAGAGCGATTTTCCGCCTTCACTGAGCACCCAGGACGGTTTGTACACCACAATCATTCGTGGTCTGAATGAGCAGGGCGAAGCGGTGAGCGATGCGCGTCTTATCCGCTCCGTTAACCGCGAAATCAGTGTTTACAGCCAGTACGACGAATTCCTTAAGCTTGCGCACAATCCTGACATGCGCTTTGTTTTCTCCAACACCACGGAAGCGGGCATCAGCTACCACGCCGAAGACAAATTTGACGATGCGCCTGCCGTCAGTTATCCCGCCAAACTCACCCGTTTGCTGTTCGAGCGCTTCAGCCATTTCAACGGTGCGGCTGATAAAGGTTGGGTCATCATTCCTTGCGAACTGATTGATTATAACGGCGATGCCCTGCGTGAACTGGTGCTTCGTTATGCGCAAGAGTGGGCCTTGCCTGCAGAATTTACGCAATGGTTGAAATGA
- the uxaB_2 gene encoding altronate oxidoreductase: MRLDKLSLNVLIVDDIKPYKERKVAILNGAHTALVPVAFQAGLDTVGEAMNDAEVCAFVEKAIYQEIIPVLDLPKDELESFASAVTGRFRNPYIKHQLLSIALNGMTKYRTRILPQLLAGQKATGKLPARLTFALAALIAFYRGERNGERYPVQDDQHWLDRYQQLWTQHHDKQISTSELVKTVLSVSEHWEQDLTKVSGLVEQVTLDLDAILLQGMRTAVKQLC, from the coding sequence TTGCGTCTGGACAAACTTTCGCTGAATGTGCTGATTGTCGACGACATCAAGCCGTATAAAGAACGTAAAGTCGCGATCCTGAACGGGGCGCATACCGCGCTGGTTCCCGTTGCTTTCCAGGCTGGTCTGGACACCGTCGGCGAAGCCATGAACGACGCAGAGGTTTGTGCGTTTGTTGAAAAAGCCATTTATCAGGAAATTATTCCGGTACTCGATTTGCCGAAAGATGAGCTGGAATCCTTCGCCAGTGCGGTGACAGGGCGTTTCCGTAACCCGTACATTAAGCATCAGCTGTTGTCGATTGCGTTGAACGGCATGACAAAATACCGTACCCGCATCTTGCCTCAACTGCTGGCAGGGCAGAAAGCAACCGGCAAATTACCGGCTCGCCTGACGTTTGCCCTTGCCGCGCTGATTGCGTTCTATCGCGGGGAGCGCAACGGGGAACGTTATCCGGTACAAGATGACCAGCACTGGCTTGATCGCTATCAGCAGCTGTGGACCCAGCATCATGACAAACAGATCAGCACCAGCGAACTGGTGAAAACCGTTCTGAGCGTGAGCGAGCATTGGGAACAAGACCTGACGAAAGTCAGCGGATTGGTAGAACAAGTTACGCTCGACCTTGATGCGATTTTGCTTCAGGGAATGCGCACCGCGGTGAAACAGCTCTGCTAA